A stretch of the Brachionichthys hirsutus isolate HB-005 unplaced genomic scaffold, CSIRO-AGI_Bhir_v1 contig_862, whole genome shotgun sequence genome encodes the following:
- the LOC137914294 gene encoding RUN domain-containing protein 3A-like yields MPACSGSDPAGQASRGGPSGCVRAAMDDASKLASARNVAAERQNLITVCRFSVKTLLEKYTAEPIDDSSEEFINFAAILEHILSHRFKGSGSWFDGQRSYWDYIRLACAKVPNSCISSIEGMENISTSRAKGRAWMRIALMEKRLSEYIATALRDSRTTKRFYAEGAIVLREEATVLTGMLLGLGAIDFSFCLKGEALDGKSPAVIDYTPYLKFTQSYDYLSDDDDRQSVDSSTSGDSVPEHPYVPLVSDEESWSTKCRKMEQRFKIVNAQKGYLEELVRLRESQLKNAETENKRLKARLEELQSHSLQEKKELEAIVLELQEQLTCLVPCDSEHLAKNLSIPLINQWPTVQPYNNREGVQLFRRRSFPSTELLSGDLSVDSDSRGIHLKQNGEAWCTEKDYTPSMMGLCGSLVSLPSCKSLASLKSSECLVNISTGNSPAISPS; encoded by the exons ATGCCGGCGTGCAGCGGCTCTGATCCGGCCGGGCAAGCATCCCGAGGAGGGCCG TCCGGCTGTGTTCGAGCGGCGATGGACGACGCCTCGAAATTAGCGTCGGCTCGGAACGTTGCGGCGGAGCGACAAAACCTCATCACCGTTTGCAG GTTTTCGGTTAAAACGCTGTTAGAGAAATACACGGCAGAGCCCATCGATGATTCGTCTGAGGAGTTCATCAACTTTGCGGCCATTCTTGAACACATCCTCAGCCATCGTTTTAAAG GCTCTGGGAGCTGGTTTGATGGTCAGAGGAGTTACTGGGACTACATTCGTCTTGCCTGTGCTAAAGTCCCCAACAGCTGCATCAGCAGCATCGAGGGCATGGAAAACATCAGCACCTCACGAGCCAAG GGGCGAGCCTGGATGAGAATTGCCCTGATGGAGAAGAGGCTGTCTGAATACATCGCCACGGCTCTGAGGGACAGCAGAACAACCAA GAGGTTCTACGCAGAAGGAGCCATAGTGCTGAGGGAGGAAGCCACGGTCCTGACCGGGATGCTTCTAGGCCTCGGAGCCATAGATTTCAG TTTTTGTCTGAAAGGAGAGGCATTGGATGGGAAATCTCCTGCTGTGATTGACTACACCCCATACTTGAAATTCACACAAAG CTATGATTACTTGAGCGATGACGACGATCGGCAGAGTGTCGACAGCAGCACAAGCGGCGACAGCGTCCCTGAGCACCCCTACGTTCCCTTGGTCTCCGACGAGGAGAGCTGGAGCACAAAGTGCCGCAAGATGGAGCAGAGATTCAAGATAGTCAATGCTCAGAAG GGTTACCTGGAGGAGCTTGTACGCCTGCGTGAGTCCCAGCTGAAAAATGCCGAAACGGAAAACAAGAGGCTGAAGGCCCGACTGGAGGAACTCCAGAGTCACagcctgcaggagaagaaagaacTCGAGGCCATCGTCTTGGAGCTTCAGGAGCAACT GACATGCTTGGTTCCGTGTGACTCCGAGCACCTTGCCAAAAATCTTTCGATCCCTCTGATCAACCAGTGGCCGACGGTCCAGCCGTACAACAACCGAGAAGGCGTCCAGCTGTTCCGCAG GAGGAGTTTCCCCAGCACAGAGTTGCTCTCAGGTGACTTGAGCGTGGATTCAGACTCCCGGGGGATACATCTGAAACAGAATGGAGAAGCCTGGTGCACAG AAAAAGACTACACCCCCTCCATGATGGGTCTCTGTGGGTCCTTGGTCTCCCTCCCGAGCTGCAAATCTTTGGCTAGCCTCAAGTCCAGTGAGTGCCTGGTCAATATCAGCACAGGGAATAGTCCTGCCATCTCTCCCAGCTAG